The sequence below is a genomic window from Hydractinia symbiolongicarpus strain clone_291-10 chromosome 10, HSymV2.1, whole genome shotgun sequence.
TCTTTTATGTTGGACATAAAATCAAGTCGACTTATAGATCCAACATCAAGTTTAAAAGTAACACAAGCAACAAATACTAAAATCTCACAAGACAGCTCAACAAAAGCAGCATCTTCTCCAACAACGAGAATAAATACACAACCAACATCATTTATGTTGGACATAAAATCAAGTCATGTTATAGATCCAACTACTCAAATCCAACAATACAGCAGCAGGAAGGCAGCATCTTTAGCACCAtcgaaaatgaaatcaaaattcAAACCTACTGCGATTTCAAATATAAAATCAAGTCATATTACACTTATCAGAACAATAAGAGGAGTATCAACGCAAGAAATTACATCTATTGAACAAACAGCTTCCCTCAGTAAGTCTGAAGTAAGGCAATCAGCAAAAACAAACGAAGGAATGCATACTTCAACTACCCAAGTTGACAAAACAACATCGACAAAACATAAAACGTTAAACACTGTAATAAAATCCACACTGTTACCTTCTGTAAATACCATCATCACTACATCAAAACAACGAATAATGGAGTCTCCAGTTCTGCAAACATCGTCCTTGCCTTTTGTTTCGAGTGTGCAACCGTCCACATCAGTGCCGAACACAGTAACTATAACCATGAAAACGACAATTACTAAAACAATAACCACAACAATAACAGAATGTAAAGCTGTACCAGATTCTGCTGCAATACGTTTCACTGCACTAGCTGGAAACACAACTGCAACATCAATTGCAAACATATTTCCAACGTCAGTCGCAAACATATCTGCTAGTCGAAAAGTAGATATGTTTTCGCTTGTTGTTGCAAATGATTATATGGACGAATCACCACAGAGATTAACATCATCCAGCGCCGGATCCGAAGGTAACTTCTTTTCTTGTATAAATGTGTTACTACAGATCGCCATTCAAACACAGTTCTTCCTATCTCCATACCTATATacatagtttttttataaacatttgatTTTTTGCACTTCTCTCAAAATAGTGTTTAGGAAAAACGTCCGAAAAATTGTTAAGTATTGCTTACCCGGGTAAATAATGTGGACCGAAATGTTTCCTTCcaaattattttgaaatgatGAACACCATTCCAGGACTTTTTGAGATAAACTGAAAGAGCTCTTGGGTCAAGAATGTTAAAACATGTATAATATACGTGTTTTATGTCATAACTTGCTCTTGCGTGTTGagaaatgaaatttattttaccaAAACGCATAGCCGCAATATTCTCAAGAATTAAATACACAACAtcatattttttgaaagaaagCGATAGAAAGAAAAGCGAAATAcgattaaaattaaatatacgTGTTTTATGCATAATTGTTTCATTTGAAGTTTAAATGAGATATTCTGCCTTTCTTTTCGATCTACTTTTCCTGTTTAAGGAGGTTTTTAATTCTTATTGGCCTCTTTAGTGATTGAATGTTTAATGTCAAATTTTCAAGTAGTGACACTGTAAGTTAAAGTTGCAAGACTTTTATCTTTGACCAACTATACTTAGAATTAATACACACCATAGAAATTATTTGCCAATTTTCCACCTTTTATTCGCCCTATGggattgttttaaatttaattttgtattgtttatataaaaaagtgtttatgAAAATTTCGAAGACATTCCTGACACGCTGATTGTTTTTCTAGGTTTATTCATCATGAAGACATTGCTGTTATGTTTACTGTCAACCGTTCTATGCACATTATAAATCAACGTTGTACTCTATATACTTAAGGGAAATTAACTTTCGAAATAActaattttaattaagtcctaaTATTTTACAAAGAAAGGGCTACATCGTTTCTTAAGGGTTTTTATAGAGAAAACATAGAACAAAACTGCTAAAGTTAAAATCCATATCCTATCAAATAGATCAGAGGATTAAAGTTAGTGTAAATTGtctttcaaaaaagaaaaaaaaaagaaacttcgcaaaatttaattttcgcgaaattcacGGATAGCCATTTTCCAAATAATTTTCACGATAACAAATTTAAGCGAAATTGGCGAAAACTCGGGAAATTCCCGCAAATGAATTCCTTTAAGGTATCATACTCATCTGATAAAACTATCAATAAGTAGCTTGTGAATAGTAGGCGCGTCGTCCCTACATAGAATCTTACGAAAAGGGTAACGTAGATACGTTTCTAGAAGCTTCATCAACCTCGTGCCCGGGGcattttgtatcttttctggAATCAGGAAGGTGATACAAGCACATCATGGTTATTTcgaaaattattatattttgatAGGTGAAGTGTAAGTTATGTTGATAAATTAGAAATTGCACATTTAATCATTATATTCTCACATTTGTTccgttattttttttgttattccaAGTAAAAAGTTACCACTGTTATTGCAGTAAtgtcttgtttttcttttactaCAACAAGCCCCAACGGAGAGTGATTAATTACAACAAGCTCCTGCAGTCATCGTTAGATCATTATTTTTTGGCCTTACTTTAAAATATGCCTTGTTTGTACTAAGCCTCATTTATGTTGGAGCTTGTGCATTGTGTGGTGTcctatatatttttgttacaaaatttcGCACACTGGACAACAAAAGCAATTTGCATACGCTGATGACAATactaatgattttttttgtcatcTGAATGCCCAACCTCGATCTCAGGGTTCtctgtctctttttttaaactGGGACGGCATGTCCAGCTTTAGGCCAAACTcttccaaaaataataaaataattttccgTAAAGCAAAAACgcatgctgaaaatgatggtgacGTCAAAATCATAATTTATCCACACCTTAATAATGTTTTAGGTCAAATTTGGTCCCGTTGACCTCAAAACGAATCTGCAAATGTAGCATAAAGATTGACCTTCTTTTGATAATCCACTTCAGTAGCTATATAACCGTTTAATTTATTCAGTTCCCTATGTTACGGCAATCGACAAGGATTTTGCGCAAAGGGGAATGTAAAATCGTTTACTGTATTTGAGCCACAAAAACCGCGCAAGCACAACCGCTCAACTTTTTTCTGTGTCGGCGGCCCTCAAGTCTACACCTAcatgtttttaatgtttaaagGGATTCAGTCCGAGCcaaactcgttcccagggcatttgcCTTGTTGATCAAGTTGATCGTTTGGTAATAACGGCTAAGGGGCCACACgaccctgggaatgaggttgaaTCCGAGcacgttcttatttttttttacaaaatctaCGCATCAAAGTTCTCTTATAAACTGATCTATAAGAAACGTGTGTGACCATAGCATTTTagtgaaaaaacaaaatcattgtaATTGTAGTTCACAAGGATCTTTCCGCGCTTGCAACATACTCAGGAAAGCGAAAGAGGAAACACTGGGAATGAGATTGGATTGATATCGTATAGGCATCTGGGTAAAAACCGTTTACAATAAAATTTCATTATAAAATTACTAATCAGCCTCTGTGATATGAGTTAAATTAAGGCTGCCTTATCTCA
It includes:
- the LOC130662406 gene encoding uncharacterized protein LOC130662406 — translated: MLTKCIHRAETRVSVLSSKNIAFCNIIDPTSSLKITQATTTKISQDSSTKAISSSTSRINTQPTSFMLDIKSSRLIDPTSSLKVTQATNTKISQDSSTKAASSPTTRINTQPTSFMLDIKSSHVIDPTTQIQQYSSRKAASLAPSKMKSKFKPTAISNIKSSHITLIRTIRGVSTQEITSIEQTASLSKSEVRQSAKTNEGMHTSTTQVDKTTSTKHKTLNTVIKSTLLPSVNTIITTSKQRIMESPVLQTSSLPFVSSVQPSTSVPNTVTITMKTTITKTITTTITECKAVPDSAAIRFTALAGNTTATSIANIFPTSVANISASRKVDMFSLVVANDYMDESPQRLTSSSAGSEGNFFSCINVLLQIAIQTQFFLSPYLYT